One Drosophila kikkawai strain 14028-0561.14 chromosome 3L, DkikHiC1v2, whole genome shotgun sequence genomic window carries:
- the nbs gene encoding nibrin, which translates to MFVLSKDEERFVLFPCKPVYTVGRLSTDLIIQEDLSVSRTHVKLHLAAKEDDTLQVEDLGSRYGTFIFPRNAKEAKKIPARTLTPLTAGTRVRFGGNTSVWQVTQLKLVTTASALTRTQVQELEELLKPLGGVVSLNWTEECSHLTMNEATVTVKLLHALLENKPIVTFAFWRKLLQAAQSIHVKEGWPQPKDYQPTNMDVKWRPERTTLFAGKTFVFMNRKHFEIYGAVVQKAGAACKDLNSGVRKTFLTKKDVIVIQYVPSTQSQATETINSIQGILEQAGLRIIQEYEIGTALLHCSIKEFCNPAHKFSNDSLPPTESVTSSMDFNSSILAPNTERSVGRSSGGIISELIVPESEQSETSKSAALKRNHAVILDSEEEEQEKSASKRAKPMLQEKPKGKTKKNAILVDSSDEDEAPAPQPQNTHIKQKTRPVYCVDSSDEDEENVNNDAEKPKESPAPGANTPKASKKTESKIKGIAQFALKKPEVPPAVTRTSPRLKANTEARNITNKQPEMPVAQAKRSVAQFLNDEEDEDDAATLFQFSKSPQKPPTTKANKPPGRISMINFLEKSQPQESSAESQPPSQSQTQPRKRLRLEPLNESDSDDCEDLFNFADSKRKKQKQQEQTNNDDVNDGLFNFNNSEGRHSDAVNQDFVQTEPFCPERECEKAKSKYIVPQRKDLPQKVDVSGWLSCSRLHNEDIKSEANVSLEMAAKLENSIKEDPDAEEEDSKKHLKWLAAMNDGIQVRMCNLNISTTRSTDEVDGSSLNGTASTYSGRKNFKKFVKTCNPHPQRRVVGLKRLQLVDGMVTCL; encoded by the exons CAGGTATGGCACCTTCATTTTTCCACGAAATGCCAAGGAAGCTAAGAAAATCCCAGCAAGGACACTGACACCGCTGACGGCGGGAACTCGTGTGCGTTTCGGGGGAAACACCAGCGTTTGGCAGGTGACACAGCTAAAGCTGGTGACCACGGCCTCGGCTTTAACTCGAACCCAGGTCCAGGAACTGGAAGAGTTGCTGAAGCCCCTGGGCGGAGTCGTTAGCCTGAACTGGACGGAGGAATGTTCGCACCTCACCATGAACGAAGCCACGGTTACGGTAAAGTTACTGCATGCTCTGCTGGAGAACAAGCCCATTGTCACCTTCGCCTTCTGGCGAAAGTTGCTACAAGCGGCTCAGAGCATCCACGTGAAGGAGGGCTGGCCACAGCCCAAGGATTATCAGCCCACCAATATGGATGTTAAATGGCGTCCAGAACGCACCACCCTGTTCGCAGGCAAGACGTTTGTCTTTATGAATCGAAAGCACTTTGAGATCTACGGTGCAGTTGTCCAGAAAGCAGGCGCTGCCTGCAAGGATCTCAATTCCGGAGTGCGGAAAACCTTTCTTACCAAGAAGGATGTGATAGTCATACAGTATGTGCCGTCTACTCAGTCCCAGGCCACCGAAACGATTAATAGTATTCAAG GTATCCTGGAGCAGGCCGGTCTGCGCATTATCCAAGAGTACGAGATTGGCACGGCCCTGCTGCACTGCTCCATCAAGGAGTTCTGCAATCCAGCGCACAAGTTCTCCAACGACTCGTTGCCCCCTACAGAGTCCGTAACCTCATCGATGGACTTCAATTCCTCCATCCTGGCGCCCAACACCGAACGGAGTGTGGGTCGATCCAGTGGGGGCATAATTTCTGAGCTGATTGTGCCCGAATCGGAGCAGTCAGAGACCTCCAAGAGTGCGGCCCTGAAGCGCAATCATGCCGTAATATTGGACTCCGAGGAAGAGGAGCAGGAAAAATCTGCTTCGAAGAGAGCCAAGCCGATGCTCCAAGAAAAACCAAagggaaaaaccaaaaagaatgcCATCTTAGTAGATTCTTCCGATGAGGATGAAGCTCCGGCTCCACAGCCGCAAAACACGCATATTAAACAGAAGACCAGGCCCGTATATTGTGTTGATTCTtcggacgaggacgaggagaaCGTCAACAATGATGCCGAGAAGCCAAAGGAATCACCAGCTCCTGGGGCAAACACTCCCAAAGCCTCAAAGAAGACAGAGTCTAAAATTAAAGGCATTGCCCAGTTCGCATTGAAGAAGCCCGAAGTGCCGCCGGCAGTAACCAGGACATCACCACGCCTAAAAGCCAATACGGAGGCCAGGAATATAACAAATAAGCAGCCGGAAATGCCAGTGGCACAAGCTAAACGGTCAGTGGCACAGTTTTTAAATGATGAGGAAGACGAGGACGATGCAGCCACTCTTTTCCAATTCTCCAAAAGCCCACAAAAGCCACCAACGACTAAGGCCAACAAACCACCCGGCAGAATAAGTATGATCAACTTTCTTGAAAAATCTCAGCCGCAGGAGTCCTCGGCTGAATCTCAGCCACCCTCCCAGTCCCAGACGCAACCCCGCAAGCGCCTCCGGCTGGAGCCGCTTAACGAAAGTGATAGCGATGACTGCGAGGATCTCTTTAACTTTGCGGATAGCAAAAGGAAAAAGCAGAAACAACAGGAACAAACAAACAACGACGACGTCAACGACGGTTTGTTCAACTTCAATAACTCTGAAGGAAGGCACAGCGATGCTGTCAACCAGGACTTTGTGCAGACTGAACCCTTCTGCCCGGAAAGGGAGTGTGAGAAGGCAAAATCCAAGTACATAGTGCCACAGCGCAAGGACTTGCCCCAAAAGGTGGATGTGAGTGGCTGGTTGTCGTGCAGCAGGCTGCACAACGAGGACATCAAGTCAGAGGCGAATGTAAGCCTAGAAATGGCAGCCAAGCTGGAAAACTCCATCAAAGAAGATCCGGATGCAGAGGAGGAAGACTCCAAAAAGCATTTAAAGTGGCTAGCCGCCATGAACGATGGCATTCAGGTTCGCATGTGCAACCTAAACATCAGCACCACTCGCAGCACTGATGAAGTGGATGGGTCTTCATTGAATGGAACAGCAAGCACCTACAGTGGCCgcaagaattttaaaaaatttgtcaag ACTTGCAATCCGCATCCTCAGCGTCGCGTTGTGGGTCTCAAGCGTTTGCAGCTGGTGGACGGCATGGTGACCTGTCTTTAA
- the LOC108078858 gene encoding uncharacterized protein, translated as MASTENPCFWNEFELKKPPLVTLQVGDTGFAKHVYVDINRFLLQQGGEQESKEFDETAALIGRLMARRKNSFRNMPGFRAVCKLNAALCRLLRLDLPRDLEQFRGTLPDVCDGDSAGVLPTRSSLEFILVRLLGFYHLHERIRECCISAVTYFTQLLRNNFFMEFVTLLVATIAKINKLSILQANRSADLYNRLRPQVINFPEVEKHRFLKDNQELPEELHSPRITKEVATPTTAPVLMKPRKVVTRVERAKSDVGTVIAREEHSSSLKSVKTKFNATEVLATVEDAKRFIARETKSRKQNPLPENCLTALITKHEWLAAQTLFQRKLSKDPAKALDVFRKFIISKIK; from the exons ATGGCCTCCACGGAGAATCCGTGTTTTTGGAAcgaatttgaattaaaaaagcCACCGCTAGTGACACTGCAAGTGGGGGACACGGGATTCG CCAAACATGTCTATGTGGATATCAACAGGTTCCTCCTGCAACAGGGCGGAGAGCAGGAGTCAAAGGAATTCGACGAGACGGCGGCGTTAATTGGACGTCTAATGGCCCGCCGGAAGAACTCGTTCCGAAATATGCCCGGTTTCCGGGCTGTCTGCAAACTAAATGCGGCACTGTGTCGGCTGCTCCGCTTGGACTTGCCCAGGGATCTGGAACAGTTTCGCGGCACTCTGCCGGATGTGTGTGACGGAGATTCCGCTGGGGTGTTGCCCACGCGCAGCAGCTTAGAGTTTATTCTTGTGCGGCTTCTGGGATTTTATCATCTCCACGAACGGATCAGGGAATGCTGCATCAGTGCAGTCACCTATTTCACCCAGCTCCTGCGAAATAATTTCTTCATGGAGTTTGTTACCCTTCTGGTGGCAACTATTGCCAAGATCAACAAGCTGAGCATACTTCAGGCGAATCGCAGTGCCGATCTCTACAACAGATTGAGGCCACAAGTAATCAATTTTCCGGAGGTGGAAAAACACCGATTCCTGAAGGACAACCAGGAATTGCCTGAAGAATTGCATTCTCCTAGGATTACTAAGGAGGTTGCCACACCAACCACTGCTCCCGTTCTAATGAAACCGAGGAAAGTCGTGACTAGAGTGGAAAGAGCCAAATCCGATGTGGGCACAGTGATTGCCCGAGAGGAACACAGTAGTTCACTCAAATCAGTTAAGACTAAATTCAATGCAACGGAAGTGCTGGCCACCGTTGAGGATGCCAAACGGTTTATTGCCCGCGAAACCAAATCCAGGAAGCAGAATCCTCTGCCAGAAAACTGTCTGACAGCGCTGATCACCAAGCATGAGTGGCTGGCGGCGCAGACCCTGTTCCAGCGTAAGTTAAGCAAGGATCCAGCCAAAGCCTTAGATGTATTTCGCAAGTTTATTATTAGCAAAATAAAGTAG
- the LOC108078857 gene encoding nucleolin: MKKKQVESSSEEEEELLAEDSEASDDEELSAEGSEASGDEDDSEASGVEEDSELDLAASSTESDEDEEEEEDAKPAPKSRAEIIDEQIHNKYEQLRGTRLYVRFPKKLPLDVDEFNAMVKALHPLVVKALKPRQKHARFCLVEFKSQKDRDQAHEDLKTSIKNDAEYKGFYISLPKTDSEEFVNEIVSRKLTSVENRQTKRMMKRASKKALQAKRNFTSSVVITNLPKTASVAQVRQLFPEAVDIQIKPGKGKFRDSSAATVTLPTTHDARKAIKQKLSLAGTELLLRFNTQTKRKPKPKAKNGKSTSEKKNQGDKKIPQKPKQQDKQQQQKPKVENGEAPKAKKPIKNVQQQKPKENLKRKAPPSGGESHKLKTPKKMKKLSA, encoded by the coding sequence ATGAAGAAAAAGCAGGTGGAAAGCTCatccgaggaggaggaggaactaCTGGCGGAGGACTCTGAGGCATCCGACGACGAAGAACTGTCGGCAGAGGGCTCTGAGGCATCCGGTGACGAGGATGATTCTGAGGCATCCGGCGTGGAGGAAGACAGCGAACTGGACCTGGCCGCCAGTTCAACCGAATCCGATGAAGATgaagaagaggaggaggatgccAAACCTGCACCAAAGAGTCGGGCTGAGATTATAGACGAGCAGATTCACAACAAGTACGAACAGCTGAGGGGCACACGGCTTTACGTCCGCTTCCCCAAGAAACTGCCCCTGGATGTGGACGAGTTTAATGCCATGGTGAAGGCGCTGCATCCGCTGGTGGTGAAGGCACTGAAGCCTCGCCAAAAGCACGCCCGCTTCTGTCTGGTGGAGTTCAAGTCACAGAAAGATCGCGATCAGGCTCACGAGGACCTTAAGACCTCCATCAAGAACGATGCTGAGTACAAGGGATTCTACATCTCCCTACCCAAAACCGATTCCGAGGAGTTTGTCAATGAGATTGTCAGCCGCAAGCTGACCTCTGTGGAGAACAGGCAAACCAAGCGGATGATGAAGCGCGCAAGCAAGAAGGCCCTGCAGGCCAAACGCAACTTCACCTCTTCGGTGGTCATCACCAATCTGCCCAAGACCGCCTCGGTGGCTCAGGTGCGCCAGCTGTTCCCAGAAGCCGTCGACATTCAGATTAAGCCCGGTAAGGGCAAGTTCCGTGACTCCAGTGCGGCGACCGTAACCCTGCCAACGACTCACGATGCACGCAAGGCCATCAAACAAAAGCTGAGTCTGGCCGGCACGGAACTGTTACTGCGCTTCAACACCCAGACGAAGCGAAAGCCCAAGCCCAAGGCCAAGAATGGCAAGTCTACTTCTGAGAAGAAGAACCAAGGAGATAAGAAGATTCCACAGAAACCTAAACAACAAgataagcagcagcagcagaagcctAAAGTAGAAAACGGGGAAGCCCCCAAAGCCAAGAAACCAATCAAGAACGTCCAACAGCAGAAACCGAAAGAAAATCTAAAGCGAAAGGCACCTCCTAGCGGCGGGGAGTCCCACAAACTTAAGACCCCGAAAAAGATGAAGAAACTAAGCGCTTAA
- the vsg gene encoding LOW QUALITY PROTEIN: sialomucin core protein 24 (The sequence of the model RefSeq protein was modified relative to this genomic sequence to represent the inferred CDS: substituted 1 base at 1 genomic stop codon), whose protein sequence is MKLLVVCLFVGLFSVNLCDDAPPTTVVTKPTTTEATTVPVTPSVNTTTPVTTPPTVPTTISTKAPDTTTAPPDTTTAAPDTTTPKTTTVPTTTSSTTAATTTTSSTTPATTTTSTTPSPNSTTTTEPPHTSTTPAPKPPPCGRFDGSSFIGGIVLTLGLLAIGLVAYKFYKARNERNYHTLXAATAFTSAFNAAAGAAAASSSAAATDAERVRFVQPSIPLRSPPAQPPPPPPNSGGGSGGGAAAAPQNCSPSARDRLLHT, encoded by the exons ATGAAATTGCTGGTCGTGTGCCTGTTTGTGGGCCTATTTTCCGTGAACTTGTGCGATGATG cTCCCCCTACAACAGTCGTAACCAAACCAACTACGACAGAGGCAACTACTGTTCCAGTTACGCCTTCGGTCAATACTACCACTCCGGTCACCACCCCTCCAACAGTCCCAACAACGATCTCTACGAAGGCGCCGGACACGACAACTGCTCCGCCAGATACAACAACTGCTGCGCCAGACACAACAACTCCAAAGACGACCACGGTGCCCACCACCACATCTTCGACTACTGCAGCCactacaacaacaagcagCACGACCCCAGCCACTACTACCACTTCGACCACGCCGTCTCCTAACTCGACAACCACAACCGAGCCGCCACACACATCGACCACTCCGGCTCCGAAGCCGCCGCCGTGCGGCCGCTTTGATGGATCCTCATTCATTGGGGGCATCGTGCTCACCCTGGGCCTACTTGCCATCGGACTGGTGGCCTACAAGTTCTACAAGGCCCGCAACGAGCGCAACTACCACACCCTTTGAGCCGCCACCGCCTTCACGTCGGCCTTCAATGCGGCAGCCGGAGCGGCGGCGGCTAGCAGCAGCGCCGCAGCCACAGATGCGGAGCGTGTGCGGTTTGTCCAGCCATCCATACCGCTGCGATCGCCGCCGGCGCAAccgcctccgccgccaccCAACTCAGGTGGTGGCAGCGGGGGCGGAGCGGCGGCAGCTCCGCAGAATTGCTCGCCGTCGGCCCGGGACCGGCTGCTGCACACGTAA
- the SH3PX1 gene encoding sorting nexin lst-4, translating into MTSYVRAMYDFSGEPGSSELSIAAGDVLSVTRSDVGEGWWEGKNARGQIGLFPAAYVEVMSAAEAQKLNASGTAAVPQVPDPFASPPLPRYDQTADDDGSNWDDEDDWSDDNETYSEIGPGQKYSGQTARASGMSHSTSDYDNKHLPIAPNNDDAQSLASAAGAGASGTVKKGMFAKSSDSYILGLSSTKEKIPECELAYITQVEDLPIYQWTQNHSPYSVVVASPKKESKFKGMKTFIAYQLTPSFNNISVSRRYKHFDWLHERLVDKFCLIPVPPLPDKQISGRYEEQFVEHRRVQLQEFVDWVCRHPVISKCEVWYHFLTCRDEKIWKSGKRKAERDPYMGVNYCLAISPPDKNLLHSKVDVQLESGVQFIHSMDVAVRNLNNISNDMAKRSMTQSKKEFQRIGDGLSDLAKALAIDERRAPTRNAVPLSESVGRIGGIFIGIGQAFGDQPKFDWIPLSDRLHIYRGVLNCFPDIFSTHKGAIQKRKDCERSTAEGKMNNAQMQDVNRRTDIVSYTVLAELSHFKSERDTHLKHTLKNFIAEQIKFYQGVVARLQEASRQIE; encoded by the exons ATGACCTCGTACGTGCGCGCCATGTACGACTTCAGCGGCGAGCCGGGCTCCTCGGAGCTCTCGATCGCTGCTGGCGATGTGCTCTCGGTAACGCGCAGCGATGTGGGCGAGGGCTGGTGGGAGGGCAAGAACGCCCGTGGGCAGATTGGGCTCTTCCCCGCCGCCTACGTGGAGGTGATGTCGGCGGCGGAGGCACAGAAGCTAAACGCCAGCGGGACCGCGGCAGTTCCCCAAGTGCCGGATCCGTTTGcctcgccgccgctgccccgCTACGATCAGACGGCGGACGATGATGGTAGCAACTGGGACGATGAGGACGACTGGAGCGATGACAATGAAACATACTCGGAAATCGGTCCAGGACAGAAGTACTCGGGTCAGACGGCACGAGCCAGTGGCATGTCCCATTCCACCAGTGACTATGACAACAAGCATCTACCTATTGCGCCCAACAATGACGACGCCCAATCACTGGCCTCCGCCGCCGGAGCCGGCGCCTCGGGCACCGTTAAGAAGGGCATGTTCGCCAAGAGCTCCGACTCGTATATCCTCGGACTGTCCAGCACCAAGGAGAAGATACCCGAATGCGAGCTGGCCTACATTACTCAGGTGGAGGATCTACCGATCTACCAGTGGACGCAGAACCACTCGCCCTATTCCGTGGTGGTTGCCAGTCCCAAGAAGGAGTCCAAGTTCAAGGGGATGAAGACGTTCATCGCCTACCAGCTGACGCCTAGCTTCAACAACATATCC GTGTCGCGTCGCTACAAGCACTTCGACTGGCTGCACGAGCGACTGGTGGACAAGTTCTGTTTGATTCCGGTGCCACCGCTACCGGACAAGCAGATCTCTGGCCGCTATGAGGAGCAGTTTGTGGAGCATCGACGCGTTCAGCTGCAGGAGTTTGTGGACTGGGTGTGCCGCCATCCGGTTATCTCCAAGTGCGAGGTCTGGTATCATTTCCTCACCTGCCGCGATGAGAAGATCTGGAAGTCGGGCAAGCGCAAGGCGGAGCGTGATCCCTACATGGGTGTCAACTACTGTTTGGCCATCTCGCCGCCGGATAAGAATCTGTTGCACTCCAAGGTGGATGTCCAGCTGGAGAGCGGTGTGCAGTTTATACACAGCATGGACGTGGCCGTTCGCAATCTGAACAACATTTCCAACGACATGGCCAAACGCTCGATGACGCAGAGTAAAAAGGAATTCCAGCGGATAGGCGATGGACTCTCCGATCTGGCCAAGGCCTTGGCCATTGACGAGAGGCGAGCACCCACCAGGAATGCCGTTCCTTTGTCGGAGAGTGTGGGCCGCATTGGTGGCATCTTCATAGGCATTGGCCAGGCCTTTGGCGATCAGCCAAAGTTCGATTGGATTCCGCTCTCCGATCGATTGCATATCTACAG gGGCGTTCTCAACTGCTTTCCGGACATCTTCTCCACCCACAAGGGCGCCATTCAGAAGCGCAAGGACTGCGAACGATCCACCGCAGAGGGCAAGATGAACAATGCCCAGATGCAGGACGTCAACCGGCGCACTGACATTGTCTCGTATACGGTGCTGGCCGAGCTGAGTCACTTCAAGAGCGAGCGGGATACACATCTAAAGCATACGCTAAAAAACTTCATTGCCGAGCAAATTAAGTTCTATCAGGGCGTGGTGGCGCGTCTGCAAGAGGCCAGCCGTCAGATCGAGTAG
- the LOC138928376 gene encoding ecdysone-induced protein 74EF-like → MFQSNQMAAAAAARESLLNSYLYQKEGDASSNYMSAEQGYWQQHQQQQQQQHHHQQQQQHQQHQQKQLQQQQQQLQQQQQWSGGSTNPRGNNNNYANNYAAAAAASMYMQHFNPYMQQKAALLAEKAAQAAAAAAAVQNSNGSNGNKHGRFGGDYG, encoded by the coding sequence ATGTTCCAGAGCAATCAAATGgcggccgccgccgccgcccgtGAGTCGCTGCTCAATTCGTACTTGTATCAGAAGGAGGGCGATGCTAGCAGCAACTACATGTCAGCGGAGCAGGGCTACtggcagcagcatcaacagcagcagcagcagcaacatcaccatcaacagcagcaacaacaccaacagcatcagcaaaagcaactccaacaacagcagcagcaactccagcaacaacagcagtggAGCGGTGGCAGCACCAACCCAaggggcaacaacaacaactatgcCAACAattatgcagcagcagcagctgcctccATGTACATGCAACACTTCAATCCCTACATGCAACAGAAGGCGGCCCTGCTAGCAGAGAAGGCCGCTCAGGCGGCGGCAGCCGCGGCAGCGGTCCAGAACAGCAACGGGAGCAATGGCAACAAGCATGGACGCTTTGGCGGGGACTATGGCTAG